The following nucleotide sequence is from Rhodospirillales bacterium.
ATTTATACTCGCGCTGCTGGGCCTGTGCAGGAAAGGCGATGAGGAGGCTTAAACAAAAAATGGTTGTGATGAGGCGATTCATGGGCCTTATATTACGAAAGGGAGCCTTTGGGATGCAAATGGAAAATCTAAGAATTGTGCGAGCAGGCGTGGATGATCTTTCGCGGTTGCACGATATGGCGATGGCAATGAAGGCGGCCAAGGATGTCGGGTATTTTGAAACGGCAATGGAGTATCAGGATGCGGGTGAACGGTTGGTTTTTATTGCCGAGTATGAAGGGCAGATGGCCGGGTATTGCATGCTGGCATGGAATCCGAAATATGCGTTTTACCGGGCGATGGGGTATCCGGAAATTCAGGATTTGAACGTGCTGCCTGATTTTCGCCAGCGCGGGATAGCTAGTGCGATGATTGAAAAATGTGAGGGTTTGGCGCGGGAAAAAGGCCACTCTCATATGGGAATCAGTGTCGGACTGACGGCGTCTTATGGTTCGGCGCAGCGGCTGTATTTTAAGCTGGGTTATGTCCCTGACGGGCATGGTGTAACGTATGATCGCCAGCCGGTCGCATTCGGGGAATTCCGGCCTGTGGATAACGATCTGTGTTTGATGCTGGTGAAAGATTTGCAAAGTTAAAAGAATATGCTAAACCCTGCGTGAATGATATGAGTTCTGGGCGTTTTAAGGTCGTCTTCAAGGAGAATGCAGAGTATGACTAAATGGGTATATAGCTTCGGTAAAGAGCATAATGAAGGTGATGCCACGATGTGTAATCTTTTGGGTGGAAAAGGGGCGAATTTGGCGGAGATGGCCGGTTTGGGGCTTCCTGTGCCGCCGGGTTTTACGATTACCACCGAAGTTTGCACGGCTTATTACGAGAATGAGGAACAATATCCGGCGGAGCTTAAAGCACAACTTGAAGAGGGGGTGGAGCGGATTGAGGCGCAGATGGGCGCGAAGTTCGGGAATGCCGAGAACCCGCTTTTGGTGTCTGTGCGCTCTGGTGCGCGCGTATCTATGCCGGGGATGATGGATACGGTGCTCAATTTGGGGCTGAATGACGAGACGGTTAAAGGCCTTGAGGCGCGCTCTGGTGATGCGCGTTTTGCGTGGGATTCGTATCGCCGGTTTATCCAGATGTATGGCGATGTGGTTTTGGGAGTCGATCATCATGAATTTGAAGATGTGATTGCACGTTATAAGCGTGATGAGGATCTGGTTCAGGATACCGATATCTCTGCTGAAGGTTGGCAGGAGATTGTCGATGAATATAAGACGGTGGTTGAGCGTGAAACCGGCAAGCCTTTTCCGAGTGATCCGCATGAGCAGCTTTGGGGCGCTGTGGGCGCTGTGTTTGGTTCATGGATGGCGCCGCGCGCGATTACCTATCGTAAGATCAATGAAATTCCAGGAGATTGGGGCACGGCTGTTAATGTGCAATCCATGGTGTTTGGGAATATGGGCGATGATTGTGCGACCGGCGTGGCTTTTACACGCGATCCGGCTACGGGTGAGAATTACTTTTATGGCGAATATCTGATTAATGCACAGGGCGAAGATGTTGTGGCGGGGATTCGGACGCCGCAATCTTTGACCAAGAAGGGCCGTGAGAAAGAATGCAGTGATCTGCCGTCGATGGAAGAGACTATGCCTGAGGTTTTCAAGCAGCTTGATGATGTGCGGATCAAGCTTGAGACACATTATAAAGATATGCAGGACCTTGAGTTTACGGTGCAAAAGGACCAGCTTTTCATGCTGCAAACCCGTAGTGGCAAGCGTACAGCGAAAGCGGCACTCAAGGTTGCTGTGGATATGGTTGAAGAAGGTTTAATTACACAAGATGAGGCGCTTTTGCGCGTTGATCCGCAAAGTCTGGATCAGCTGCTTCATCCCACTTTGGATCCAAAAGCCGAAAAGGATGTTTTGACGCGAGGCCTTCCGGCTTCACCCGGGGCGGCGTGTGGGAAGGTTGTGTTTACCTCCGAGGAAGCGGAAGTCAGAGCTCATGGCGAGGAAAATGTGATTTTGTGCCGTCAGGAAACTTCGCCCGAAGATATTGCCGGGATGCATGCGGCGCGCGGGATTTTAACCTCACGCGGTGGAATGACCTCTCATGCGGCTGTGGTGGCGCGGGGCATGGGGACATGCTGCGTGGCTGGAGCCGGTGAGCTTCATATCGATGTACAGGGCAAGGTGATCCGTGTTGGTGAACGTGAAATCAGAGAAGGTGAGACACTCACGATTGACGGATCTTCCGGTGAGGTAATGTTTGGCGAGGTTGCGACCATTCAGCCTGAGTTGTCTGGTGATTTTGGGATGCTGATGGAATGGGCGGATAAGCGCCGCCGGATGAAAGTGCGCACGAACGCGGAAACGCCTTTGGATGCCAAGACCGCGCGGGAATTCGGAGCGGAAGGGATTGGGTTGTGCCGGACCGAGCATATGTTTTTTGATGCTGAGCGTATTCAGAATGTGCGCGAGATGATTTTTGCGAATGATGAGGAGGAACGCCGGGCGGCTTTGGATAAATTGCTTCCGGCGCAGCGCGGGGATTTTGCCTCGTTGTTCGAAATCATGAACGGTTTGCCTGTGACGGTGCGTTTACTTGATCCGCCGTTGCATGAATTTTTGCCGCATGCGCAGGATGATATTGACCAGTTTGCCAAGACGGCAGGGATTTCCCAGGCGGATGTGCGCCAGCGTTTGAATGAGCTGCATGAATTCAATCCGATGCTGGGGCACCGGGGTTGCCGCCTCGGGATTACTTATCCGGAAATTTACGAGATGCAGGCACGGGCGATTTTTGAAGGTGCGCTGGAGGCTGCGGACAAGACTGGCAAGCCGCCTGTACCGGAGATTATGATTCCTCTGGTTGGTGCGGTCCGTGAGCTGGAGATTTTACGTGGCAAGGTTGAAGCGGTGGCGGCGCAGGTATTTGAAGAAAAAGGTGAGAGTCTGGATTACATGATCGGGACGATGATTGAGCTGCCGCGCGCGGCGCTGACGGCGGATGAAATTGCGCAGGCGGCTGATTTCTTTAGTTTTGGCACGAATGATTTGACGCAAACGTGTTTGGGAATGAGCCGGGATGATGCGGCGAACTTCCTTCCCGCCTATGTCGGGCAAGGGATTTATGAACGCGATCCGTTTGCATCTTTGGATGTTGACGGGGTCGGGCGTTTGATCGAAGTGGCGATACATGGCGGGCGGCAGACGAATGCGACAATCAAGCTGGGGATTTGCGGCGAACATGGCGGCGATCCGGCCTCGATTGCATTTTGTGAACGCGTCGGTCTTGATTATGTGTCCTGTTCACCTTACCGCGTACCGATTGCACGGTTGGCGGCAGCGCAGGCATCCCTTCGGGTGCAGGAAGAGGGGCGTCTGGGAAAGTCTGAGGCCTCGACTAAGGCAAACGGGGCGCAAAAGGCGGCTTAAATTTATAATCGTCATTGCGAGCGATAGCGAAGCAATCTAGAATATGGATTACTTCCTCGGTCTTACGGCCTTTCTCACAGTGATAAAAGGGATGGTGTTATGAGTGAAAATACGGACAAAAAAGAAAAAGATGGTGGTTGCGGCGGCCATTGTGGCTGTAAGCATGGCGAAAAAGGCGAGCAGAAGAACGGGGAAGTTCTGAAAACCTTCGATATGTATCATTTCTTCAGCCGTAAAGATGTAATTTTCGTGATGGCCTTTGTTATTGCATTTTTAATTTTTACGTTGGCGGTTAAGTTGGCGCCAGAGATTATTTAGGATTTCACTAAAGCTATTCCGATATCACCGCAGGTGGAGCGTAGTTCTGCGCCGTTGGGCAGGTCGCTGAGCGAGACGGTTTGCAGGCGCTTTTTACCGAGGCCGCGATAGTGCATGCGGGCGGTGAGTTCTTGTCCGACATAACAACCCTTTTGGTAATCAATCGCATTGAAGCGGTCCATATTTCCTTCATCCATTGTTGATTTTTCGGGGATGAGATCGCGGCTGCCATCGGGGATGGTCAGCTCAATGCGGCAGCGGTCCCATTCTTCAAATGGTTTTTCTGGCATATTTTTTTGATCTCTTTGATCTATAAAAAAGCAGCGGTCTCCCATTTTGGAGTGGCGAGGATCCGGCCAGCCGTAGTTTCGACCGAATACCGCATAGACATCTTTATGTTCATCGAGTGAGAGTGTGACCGATTTACGAAGTTTGTATGTGTTTAAACGTTCAAAAAGATCGCGGGCGCGCGCCCCGCCTTCACAGTCGATGAGAGTTGTCTCTTCAACGCTTTCAATTACAAAAAAATCATGCAGAAATTTGCCTTGCGGGCTAAGCAGGCAGGCATAGAGTGATTTTTCAGGGGTTAGTTTTTCAATATCGTTGGTGATGAGGCCTTGGAGGAAGGCGTAACGGTCTGGGCCATCCAAGTAGATAAGACCGCGGTTTTTCAGGGTTACGAAGAATGGTTTTTCTGGCATATTGGTTTCCATGAAGATCCTTTTTATCACATCTTCGCGCATTGGCGATGCCGTTTTATCGACCGGATTGTTGCGCCATATCGAGCAGCGCTATCCAGATGCGCGGGTCACTGTTGTTTGTGGGCCGCTTGCGGCTTCGTTATTTGAGGGCTATCCGCTTTTAGAGCGCCTGGTTTCCTTTAAGAAAGAAAAGCATAATATGCATTGGGTCAAGTTGTGGCGACAGGTTGTCGAGATGCGCTGGGACATGGTTGTGGATTTGCGCAATTCGGCGGTTTCGCGGCTGATTATGGCCAAAGAGCGATATATTTTTGGCGGTTGTGCAGTTAAGGCCGGGCATAAGGTGGAGCAGAACGCAGCTGTAATGAAGCTGGGGCACCAGGTGCCGGGGCCGAAATTGTGGTTTACGGATGTGCAGAAAGAAAAGGCGGCGGCGCTTATTCCTGAAGGTGGGCCGGTGTTGGGCGTTGGGCCGACGGCGAACTGGATTGGCAAGACCTGGTCGGTTGAACGGTTTGTTGAAGTGGTGCGGTTTATGACGGGTTCGGGTGGTGTGATGGAAGGTGCGCGTGTGGCGGTGTTTGGTGCGCCGGGTGAGGAAGACGATGCGTTGAAAGTTCTGGAAAGCATTCCTGAGGAGCGGCGGATTGACTGCATTGCCAAAGGAACGCCGGGGGATGCGGCGGCGGCCATTGCACGGTGTGATTTTTATCTGGGCAATGATTCCGGTTTGATGCATGCGGCCGCTGCGGCGCTGGTGCCAACACTCGGGCTGTTTGGGCCGAGCTATGATTTAATTTACCGGCCATGGGGCGGGTATGCTGATTTTGTACGTACGCCGGAGAGCTTTGATCAGTTGATTGATTTTGGAGGGTATAATTCAAAGACTCTGAACCATACGCTGATGGGGTCACTGAGCGTAGATGCTGTGAAAGATAAGATTACCGAGATGTTTGAAAAACGCAAAGCGGCTTAATCGTTCAGATCGCTGTAATCGCCAATATCGTTGCTTGTTTGGTGGCGGCTTTTTGTTTTTGCTTCGTCAGATTTTTCATGATAATCGACGTGGGCGCGCAGGTAGTTCTCGCGGCCTTTACGGCTGACATCAAAGGGGACATGTTCAACGCGTTCCCATCCTCTTTCTTCCATGCATGATTCAAAGTTCGTGTAATTGGAGTGTTCAGCGTAGAGATGTTTGTTGCGTTCAGGCGTATCCCAGTCGTAAAGCTCTTGCTCGTCAGGGTTGAGGGTTCGGCCTCGAAAGTCTGTTGGAATTGCGTCTTTGAGCGTGCCGAGACGTTCAAGCTCTCGCAAATCGATAACGCAGCGTGAAATATCGCGGTTTAGCATTTGTTGGGCTTTGGGGCCTTGCATGTAGATCGAGTCGGAAACGTTGGCGCGCTGCCAGAACTGCCCGCCAATATCACCGATTTCCTTGCCTGGTGTGCAGGCAGTGATGGCGACTACAGATACTAAACCAAAAACCAGAGCGTGGTGTTTTTTGAACATTGAAGTGCGTTCCTTAAAGACTCATAAACGATTCAAACCTGGGGAGATCATAGCAAGGGCGCATGGGCGGCTCAATCATCATTTACGAAAGCTTACGGATTGTCCCCATTACTCTTTAATTTTTTCCGGGCATCCACCATGTTTCTATGACCATGCCGTAAAGCGGAGTGGTTTCAGGGCTGGTGATGGGGGGCCAATAACCGACATAATCAACGCCGCTATAATAAAGCGGAATGATGTAATGGCCATGAACCAGAATTCGATCCAGTGCACGCATGCGGGCCACTAGTTCTTCACGGGTTTCGGACGAAGCGATGCTGCCGGCCAGCGCATCGATAGTTGGACTGCAAATGCCGGGGAAGTTCCAGCGCGCCGGTTCATTCGCTGCTTTGCAGGTCCAGTAAAGGTTTTGTTCCGTGCCAGGCGAGAGGGATGAGAGCCAGTAATAAATCGTCATATCGAAATCATATTCATTCAGTCGTCCGCGATAGGCAGCTGCATCCAATACGCGAATTAGAACTTCGATGCCCATTTTTTCCAGAGCGCGTTTGAAATGCAGGGCGATTTTTTCATTCTCCGGCGCATCGACGATGATCTCAAAACTGAATGGCTGGCCGTCTTTGACGCGTTTGCCGTTTTCGACAATCCATCCCGCGTCTTTGAGCATTTGATCGGCCTGACGCATTTTTTCACGCGGGCTTTGTTTTTTTATGTCCGTGGGATGCAGAAAATCGAAAAGAGAATCAAAAATTTCCGGTGGCAGATCGTTCCGCCAGAGGTTCAGAATGTCCAGCTCCATGCCTTGTGGTGTTCCTGTGGCCGCCAGTTCTGAGTTTGGAAAAAAACTGGCGGAGCGTTTATATTGCCCGTGAAAAATATTCTTATTGATCCACTCAAAATCAAAGAGCAGGTTCAGGGCCTTGCGCACGCGGATGTCATCAAAAGGTGTGCGCCTGGTGTTGAAAATGAGGGCACGAGCGCGTTCCGGGCGACCATGGGGCAGGGCTTCGAGTTTTACGTGCCCATCCTTTGCCGCCGGGAAGTCGTAAGCGCTGGCCCATTTTC
It contains:
- a CDS encoding GNAT family N-acetyltransferase; this encodes MENLRIVRAGVDDLSRLHDMAMAMKAAKDVGYFETAMEYQDAGERLVFIAEYEGQMAGYCMLAWNPKYAFYRAMGYPEIQDLNVLPDFRQRGIASAMIEKCEGLAREKGHSHMGISVGLTASYGSAQRLYFKLGYVPDGHGVTYDRQPVAFGEFRPVDNDLCLMLVKDLQS
- a CDS encoding pyruvate, phosphate dikinase, with amino-acid sequence MTKWVYSFGKEHNEGDATMCNLLGGKGANLAEMAGLGLPVPPGFTITTEVCTAYYENEEQYPAELKAQLEEGVERIEAQMGAKFGNAENPLLVSVRSGARVSMPGMMDTVLNLGLNDETVKGLEARSGDARFAWDSYRRFIQMYGDVVLGVDHHEFEDVIARYKRDEDLVQDTDISAEGWQEIVDEYKTVVERETGKPFPSDPHEQLWGAVGAVFGSWMAPRAITYRKINEIPGDWGTAVNVQSMVFGNMGDDCATGVAFTRDPATGENYFYGEYLINAQGEDVVAGIRTPQSLTKKGREKECSDLPSMEETMPEVFKQLDDVRIKLETHYKDMQDLEFTVQKDQLFMLQTRSGKRTAKAALKVAVDMVEEGLITQDEALLRVDPQSLDQLLHPTLDPKAEKDVLTRGLPASPGAACGKVVFTSEEAEVRAHGEENVILCRQETSPEDIAGMHAARGILTSRGGMTSHAAVVARGMGTCCVAGAGELHIDVQGKVIRVGEREIREGETLTIDGSSGEVMFGEVATIQPELSGDFGMLMEWADKRRRMKVRTNAETPLDAKTAREFGAEGIGLCRTEHMFFDAERIQNVREMIFANDEEERRAALDKLLPAQRGDFASLFEIMNGLPVTVRLLDPPLHEFLPHAQDDIDQFAKTAGISQADVRQRLNELHEFNPMLGHRGCRLGITYPEIYEMQARAIFEGALEAADKTGKPPVPEIMIPLVGAVRELEILRGKVEAVAAQVFEEKGESLDYMIGTMIELPRAALTADEIAQAADFFSFGTNDLTQTCLGMSRDDAANFLPAYVGQGIYERDPFASLDVDGVGRLIEVAIHGGRQTNATIKLGICGEHGGDPASIAFCERVGLDYVSCSPYRVPIARLAAAQASLRVQEEGRLGKSEASTKANGAQKAA
- a CDS encoding folate-binding protein YgfZ gives rise to the protein METNMPEKPFFVTLKNRGLIYLDGPDRYAFLQGLITNDIEKLTPEKSLYACLLSPQGKFLHDFFVIESVEETTLIDCEGGARARDLFERLNTYKLRKSVTLSLDEHKDVYAVFGRNYGWPDPRHSKMGDRCFFIDQRDQKNMPEKPFEEWDRCRIELTIPDGSRDLIPEKSTMDEGNMDRFNAIDYQKGCYVGQELTARMHYRGLGKKRLQTVSLSDLPNGAELRSTCGDIGIALVKS
- a CDS encoding glycosyltransferase family 9 protein, with translation MKILFITSSRIGDAVLSTGLLRHIEQRYPDARVTVVCGPLAASLFEGYPLLERLVSFKKEKHNMHWVKLWRQVVEMRWDMVVDLRNSAVSRLIMAKERYIFGGCAVKAGHKVEQNAAVMKLGHQVPGPKLWFTDVQKEKAAALIPEGGPVLGVGPTANWIGKTWSVERFVEVVRFMTGSGGVMEGARVAVFGAPGEEDDALKVLESIPEERRIDCIAKGTPGDAAAAIARCDFYLGNDSGLMHAAAAALVPTLGLFGPSYDLIYRPWGGYADFVRTPESFDQLIDFGGYNSKTLNHTLMGSLSVDAVKDKITEMFEKRKAA
- a CDS encoding ABC transporter substrate-binding protein — translated: MHYNKLIYITVLLLFCSFSASWAQKNMLFGLAMHGQPKYDANAAHLDYANPDAPKGGKLKIAAIGTFDTLNPFSIKGKAAQGLNLVYDRLMARVWDEPFTTYPLIARSVEIPEDRSSITVHINPKARFHDGSPITADDVIFSFETLKASGRPNMRQIYRLVDQVIRRDPLTVYFHFGEGYDRETAMIIARMPVLSKAYWEGRTFDQTTLDIPVLNGPYRIKDFDAGRRITYERVPDYWAKDLLTNVGHHNFDEITYEYYRDDTVAFEAFKTGDLSLRREWDAGKWASAYDFPAAKDGHVKLEALPHGRPERARALIFNTRRTPFDDIRVRKALNLLFDFEWINKNIFHGQYKRSASFFPNSELAATGTPQGMELDILNLWRNDLPPEIFDSLFDFLHPTDIKKQSPREKMRQADQMLKDAGWIVENGKRVKDGQPFSFEIIVDAPENEKIALHFKRALEKMGIEVLIRVLDAAAYRGRLNEYDFDMTIYYWLSSLSPGTEQNLYWTCKAANEPARWNFPGICSPTIDALAGSIASSETREELVARMRALDRILVHGHYIIPLYYSGVDYVGYWPPITSPETTPLYGMVIETWWMPGKN